A single region of the Montipora capricornis isolate CH-2021 chromosome 13, ASM3666992v2, whole genome shotgun sequence genome encodes:
- the LOC138029942 gene encoding uncharacterized protein → MMNPRFWLSAVFLITRIGLRAANQVCYNENSVAGTFLKGHTFKTLWVKCPLECAIICDQEIRCQSLNFIFGGNICELNNRTKEARPEDFLPDSKRFYMKRAFNRVPLGSIQELPAESCAEIKASEGNKVSDSKHWINSDENAGQVIQATCQEVWQKINKDPVCFGARDDQYGAFNMTKTGNVKAMKLVHRSGSIKCNSKDVASYWSCTNLKRYASNTFMTIITNANKKALMPTEKDLKMFNFRKHRCNQKKHFYVLEGIKQGSSELVLSSHSSPLRLLKNQELQIWYGQDWANCSESGNNGTTCVDVFAWYM, encoded by the exons ATGATGAACCCGCGATTTTGGCTCTCCGCTGTTTTTCTGATCACTAGGATTGGTCTTAGAGCAGCTAACCAAGTTTGTTACAACGAAAACTCTGTTGCTGGCACGTTTCTTAAAGGCCACACTTTTAAAACATTGTGGGTTAAATGTCCATTGGAATGTGCCATCATATGTGACCAGGAAATCAGATGCCAAAGCTTAAATTTCATCTTTGGCGGCAACATTTGCGAGCTGAACAACAGAACGAAAGAAGCCAGGCCAGAAGACTTTTTACCCGATTCAAAGCGATTCTACATGAAGCGAGCGTTCAACAGAG TGCCATTGGGCTCAATTCAAGAGCTTCCTGCTGAATCGTGCGCTGAAATCAAAGCAAGTGAAGGAAACAAAGTTTCTGACAGCAAGCACTGGATAAACTCGGATGAAAATGCTGGTCAGGTTATCCAGGCTACTTGCCAAG AGGTGTGGCAAAAAATCAACAAAGATCCGGTTTGCTTTGGAGCTCGAGATGATCAATACGGTGCCTTCAACATGACTAAAACTGGAAATGTAAAGGCCATGAAGCTCGTGCACAGAAGCGGATCCATCAAATGCAACAGCAAGGACGTTGCTTCCTACTGGAGCTGTACCAACTTAAAGCGCTATGCAAGCAACACATTTATGACGATCATCACAAATGCCAACAAAAAAGCCCTTATGCCAACAGAgaaagatttgaaaatgttcaaTTTCCGAAAACATCGCTGCAACCAGAAAAAGCACTTCTACGTTCTTGAAGGAATTAAGCAAGGATCATCAGAGCTTGTTCTAAGCAGCCATTCCAGTCCGTTACGTTTATTGAAGAACCAGGAATTGCAGATATGGTATGGACAAGACTGGGCGAATTGTTCAGAGTCTGGCAACAATGGCACTACTTGTGTTGATGTATTTGCCTGGTACATGTGA
- the LOC138030837 gene encoding uncharacterized protein, whose amino-acid sequence MEHLKSPEPLLLSAATNKAEAWRRWKMSWDLYKVASGLDQKEEKIQVATLLHVLGKECVEIFSNFVWTSEGDRDKIAAVEEKFNSHCAPLTSRHFNRFLFIKRKQHEGETVDEFCSDLKTLAKNCDLGDKEDSWITSMFVLGLKDPHSKERLMEREQSLEKTLQAARIAETSKQHMKSLKEENSRVENVDVVGGKGQKSQWGTPCGNCGIRHATSSCPAVGRRCHKCR is encoded by the coding sequence ATGGAACACCTGAAATCGCCTGAGCCTCTGCTATTGAGTGCGGCGACAAATAAAGCCGAAGCATGGAGACGCTGGAAAATGTCCTGGGATCTCTACAAAGTTGCGAGCGGACTCGAccaaaaagaggaaaagattCAAGTTGCCACGCTGCTTCATGTGCTAGGAAAAGAATGTGTggagattttttcaaattttgtttggaCTTCCGAGGGAGATCGCGATAAAATTGCGGCCGTAGAAGAGAAGTTCAACTCTCATTGCGCTCCGTTGACATCAAGGCACTTCAACCGCTTTCTGTTTATCAAACGAAAACAACACGAGGGAGAAACAGTCGACGAATTTTGTAGCGACTTGAAAACTCTAGCTAAGAACTGCGACCTTGGTGATAAAGAAGATTCGTGGATTACGTCTATGTTCGTGCTGGGCCTCAAAGATCCACATTCAAAGGAAAGGCTGATGGAGAGAGAACAGAGCTTAGAGAAAACGTTACAAGCTGCTCGTATTGCCGAAACAAGCAAACAGCACATGAAGAGCTTAAAAGAAGAGAACAGCAGAGTTGAGAATGTGGATGTAGTGGGCGGAAAAGGTCAGAAGTCCCAATGGGGAACGCCTTGTGGGAATTGTGGTATTCGGCATGCAACATCTTCTTGTCCTGCTGTAGGTAGGCGCTGTCACAAGTGTAGGTAa